The genomic region gccacagccgcccgtTTATATACAAGGTGACTAGCTAAATATTATAACAGCAAGCCAAACAAGAACCACAACTCAACCTTATCTTGGGTTTCCCCTACAGGAACCCTAAAGCACTCAAAACAAGTTTTTAAtagaaagagaaatgaaaaatttgAGTTTTATAAGTCAGTTATTTGTAATATGCAATGTGTGAATACATATTTATTCCAATTGATATTTTCAGGATATGCAtcctaaaaatattttcatattaatatttttaacttcAGAGGTTAAGAAAAATATAATCTTATCCACTAGCAAAGACTTAACTGTGTAAAGCTAGATTGAATTGTTTCCTGATCAAACAGAAATGCAGCTGCATCTGTTTTCGGACTCAGCAAGGAAGCGTGCACAGGGCGAATACAGGCATACTGTGCAGTTACGCAAAACCTGATTTTGATCTTAGTTGCAGGCTTCACAGCACCCGACAGGTCATTATTTGTTGTTAGTGAAACAGGCTGACATGTGGTTAAAGTGATGCATGAACAGGTTAAAACTTTGTATGTGAATGTGAgcagttgtgtgtgtttatgcctaCATGTGAGTGCTTGAAtgtgtgtagctgtgtgtgtagGGTCACGGTACCAAATGTGAGGGTCAGGTGGGACAGCAGGGACTCACCAGATCAGCCACAGCGTGACAGAGATCCAGCGGATGTTTCGAGAACGAAGCAGGTCACAGATGTTGTGGGCCCTTCTCTTCTCAGGCTTAAGTTGTTCCTGCAGGGCATCGATGCATGTGGAATAACAAACACTTAACAAGCAGAGCCATCAGTCTGGAAGTAATGTAACGAGAGAGAAGCTTGTGGGTTCAGGGTCAGATTttccatatatatgtatatatatatatatgtgtgtgtgtgtgtgtgtgtgtgtgtgtgtgtgtgtgtgtgtgtgtgtgtgtgtgtgtgtgtgtacagtatatTCAACTGTGaggattttaatttaaatgagcCAATATTTATGTGTATAATAATAAAGTTGGGGGAGGGAATGCATTTATATCCCCTAAACCGCATATTATACTGCCATTTGCAGTAATACCACATTTGTAAGCTAATCATATCCCCATGGATTGCTTGAGACAGATGTTTATAATTTGAAACAGACAGCAGTCAAGTATTCAGCTTTTtattccccccaaaaaaacaatccCTCAAAAACCACCATAATCCACTCCCAGTTTCCAGAAATGACACCAAATAAATGCTAACTCTACACATTTTTTAGCAGATCTGttcacaaaaattaaaaaaaatgtgcatcCATAAAGACATTGGACGTCTATATTGTTCTAGACCTAGTTACAATAAACagatagagaaaaaaaagcaacattttgtaACCCATGCAAAGGGTACATTATCTCTAAGGGGGAGAGATTGCTGCGCAGGATAAAGTTCATGAATGTGGCAATTTGGTTTCTTGAATAGAGTTCAAGAAACCaaagttgaaaaaaataacacagaggTCATCTGAATGGAGGAATGcattgtggaaaaaaacagacccactttttaaagttcttttgtAGAGTTCAACTGGTAATTTTCCATTATTAAGcatgtgatcttttttttttttttaacaatgaaCACTATTACTGCAATTAACAGTttgatttatttcatgtttcaaTCTCGGAAATCTACCATTTTTTTGGATTTAAGGGTTCTTTTCAGTTTCTTGGTAATGgtgtctttcatttttaatagaCAGTTGTCTATGAAGTGAATTCAGGTAGACAAAAACCAAGGTAATATTAAGAAACATGTTGTCTTCACAGCTTCTTTCATAAACTTACCTTTATTTGCAGTTACAGGTTTAATCAGTTCTTACACAATAGACACTTTTGTTCAACTGCTGTTAAAGTTTAGGCCTTACAGGTTTAACCATATACTCAACCATTTACCAGCTAACCTATCTAACCTATGCACATTTAGGCTCATAACACATGTATAGCTGTACTCAAGCACAATATAACAGTGCTTGGTGTTCTTTTCAGCACGTTGAAAACTCCTTGTCGATTAAAGTCGACTTCCTTCAATAGTTAAAAGGCACATTATCCAGTGCAAGAGTGCAAGAAGGAAAGGTGTTAAATGAACCTTGACAACATGTCTGTCTGTTAGCCGCCAGATTAACGTTCATTCatgcagaaaacaggaaaacagtaAATGATTACCTCTCAATGCACACTGAGCAGTGAACCTGAAAAGGTTCATGCTTCTTGCCCTTTCACCTAGAAATACTGAAAATTCAGTTGGAACATTAAAAAACATAGTGACATGGTTTAATTGTAGGTGTATGCATTGTAATTttcctggaaaagaagaaatatttaCCGTCTTACTATCTTGTTCAGTCATTAATATTATAGTGTCTAAGTGAtttctgaaaacaaatgaaaaacagcaaTCCTGTCTCCAGTAAAACAGCCTTCTTTCTAAATTATTTGTGTAGTGACAGTAACAGATTTTCAGttacagagaaaacactgacagataAGGCATTTTTGTCTTccctaaatattttaaaagaactgCCGCTTCTCTAGCACTGCACCCAAAAAAAGGTCTCACCTGCAAGAGACTAAAGATGACTGATGGAGGCTCCACCTTGTTCTTCTTAGCAGCGTCTCTGATTATGGCCTCAGCTTCTTCTATCCTTCCCTGAGAGAGTAGCCACCGAGGAGACTCTGGGATAAACCTTTTTCATTAAACAAAAGAGGGGGCAGAAACAGAGGCTCAGTCTTTTCAAACCAAAGAAAGCGCAGTCAGGACATCATGTAAATGTTTTGTCAATATTTTGTACTGGCTTCATTAAAAAGGATCCAAGGGAAAATAATTTGATTAccctaaaaaaaaatcctaacacTCCCCAGATGTACAGCTGTGCATTATCAGTTACCGTAACAtgtacagtcacacacacacctacctaCCACCAGAGAGGCACAAAGAAGAAGCCAGGCAGTGAAATGCCTAAGAGGAGCATCCTCCAGTCCCTGATGAAGAAACCAAAGAATGGCAAAAGCATGTAGCCCCCAGCAAAGAACAGATTCACACCCGCCGTGGTATAAACAGTCCGCACATATGGGCTTAATATCTCCGCTCCTtggaaaattataaataaataaaaaacattcaaattacaagttacattacataaaagtttTGTATTATAAAAAACATATCTGAAAACTTTTGAATAGAGTACCTAACACAAACGCAGCCACATAGTTGGAAATGTGGCCCACACCAACGACAAAGAACAGGGCGCAGAACGCCGTCCAAGATGGAGAGAAGACCTGGATCAATGTGAATACCGTCTGAATTGCCTGAGTAGCAAACAGAACTATTTTTCTCCCATACCTGAAATTGAAATACAGCAAGACTGAACAAATCAGCATGTTTTATAAAGTGGGAGAGTCAGTCAaattcacaacaacaataaGGTCtcatatattctttttttctacgTGTACTTCAATGAGATGACATGTGCACTTAATGACTACCAATACCATATAGACTGACCAATCCCCTGACACTGCAtctctttgcttctttttaatTACAATTTTGTTTTACAGCAACTTTACTGGATAGTTCATCCTCGCCCCAGCCATTAGCTTCCGTCCAGTACAAATGAAATAGTCTGAAATTGTGTGGTTTTCTGAGACATAAgcaaacaattaattatttaagtttgcccccccccaaaaaaaaaaaatcttactcTAATGAGTAACAATGGATTTCCCCTTTAACCCAACTTGGCTTCTGAGTTGTGCTGGAAATGTGTTTAGACTTTGTGAGGGATTATGCAAGAGCTgctttcaataaaaacaaaatgcaatgagTTATGAATCATCTAAATTTGTTCTAaggcctgtttttcttttttctttttttttgcaatacttGCAATAGTTTGAAAAGAGAGATATCTTGCCTTGCATAGGGtcctttcttgttttattttttttgtttcatagtACAGCAGAGCTATAGATAGCTGGTCTCGACTGGAAGCTGACCAGTTTAGTATCAGGACACGTGGTAAAACATTTGTAGCATGTGGTTTGACACTGTTTTgctaataaatataaatttatgtgtttttaaaaaactaatcTGGATGATTAACATGCGGCTCAAAATTTTATCATTTTGTGATTCACTGATGCTGTGACACGGAGTTGTGGAATGAAAAGTGTATAATTAACTTGAGCATCCTGATTAGCCTACTGTATGCAGTGACTTTTGTTCAACAGCTTAGTTCTGTAGCAATAGATATGAGCTTAAGGGCATTTATTTCTATATCATATCTAACACATATTGTGGTAGGATTAGCTATATTAATATACAGCTGGgcataaaagtttttttaaaaaactattcCTCAGTAAATACTAGATTAGATGTGCTAGGTCACATTACTCCACATGTGTTCATTCAGTAGATCAATAGTACTCTAGCTCAACTTTGAAGCATAGGACTAGAATTTAAAAATTGATAATAATAAGTAGAATTTAACTGAATTAAGCTATCTTGTCCATAACCTGTCAGAGAGCTGTCCTGAAATGAAAGAACCGGTGAGAActccacagaagaagaaagaagaagtcaGTGGTTTCTTCCAGCTTTCATCACAAACCAGGTCCCACTGAAAAAACACATAGAAGATATATACAGTGCAGATCACACTCTATATACAGtgcagacaacaacaacacactgttgttgttgttgttgttgttgttgttgttgttgttgttttctcttcaagaaaaaacaaacagcccaGTGTGTTTCAGATGTTAAACAACAATCTAAAAGCATAAAACAGCATTGTTCCTGTAAACCACACAACCTAGGGCCAGTTTTCCACGAATTAgagattttgtgttatttgagAAAATGTTGCCACATCTTGTTTGACTTTGTGATGAATTCCCATAATAACACGAGTTTAGCTAACACACTTCCTGTATATCACAACATTTAACCTATACGGCTATACACAGTCGCCTAGCTCTACCTCAGCATAAAAGCAGAAGCAGCCTTTTCCGCATTTAGAAAAAAGGTGTGTATATATACCTCCGATATGATTGTAGAAATGTAGATGCTCTGGTCATACTCCCATCCGTCCAAGCAACTTTCTTTCGGCACAGTAGACAGGTTCACATCAACGTCGGGCAGCAAGCCTTTTTCAGAGAAACTGAGGATATCAACAAGTTTGTATCTGGAACACCTGCTGCGCACCAACGCGCCACCTTGGCTGCTCTCTTGCTCCAGCGGGATGCTGCTGTTCCTCCACGCGGGGGTGAGGTTGAGTTGCGCGGGTATGAGGCAGTGGTGGGACGGCGTGTCGGCTAGGAACACCGTGGAAAGGCCAGTCAAACCGTTAGGGATGACGGTcaaagaaaggaggaaaaacacCTGCTGCTGGAAACATCCCCACTCTCCGAGGAAAGCCGTTGAAGTTTCATAGTCCGTCATCTTACTGGTTTCTGTCGGCTCAGGGTTCACACAGTGGGCCAGagttaagaaaaatgaaatggtgACTGGAGTGGGCATTTCTTAAGCAGAGCTTTTGTTTCAACTACTAAACCATCCCTCCCACCTCGCGCCGTTTTAATTATTGTCCAAGTTCCCCAAATTAACTTGTCTTTAAAGGGGCAATCCGTGATTTAAACTGCATGACGCAATAATACATTGTTAAGCCCCCAAAGGTCTGCTTTTATCTGTACTGAACTAAAAGAGGCATACGTTGTTATTCCTAATATATGTATAGAAACTGTAGCCATATcgatttttattgcattttagtCCACGTGCATTATGACAGCTACAGCATCTCTCATTTCTATTTCCTAATACtcaaaagcacaaataaaacattactgattttaaaataatttcaaagtaATAATGACAGCAAAATACTTGATTCGATTTACACAAGTGGCCTTTTGTATATGCTTTAATTAGCTGCCATGATCTATGCTGATTTACATCAGCCAAAGCTTTTTTCCTGAGGTACAACAATAAAATGTGCATTGGATTTATCTGCTAAGACAGCTGTTTCAAAGAGCAAGCAAATCACTGTGACGGAAAAGTCCATCATTAGGGACAGTCCAGAAAGGACAACGTCTTACCCCTGCACTGGAAGTTGTGTTTCCAAATTCCTTACTTTAGTCTTGCCATACAGAATGCACTCTGGACTCTTTAATTATCGTAATGACACGTATGAGAAATTATCTTTAGTCCAAGGCCAGATAACGATGCGCGGTATTCTCTTTGGTTATAGTTCCCTAAAGTCTTCCCTCCCCAAAGACCAGACACCTTTTTTGTTGTACTGTGTCTTTCTCCTGAATCGAACTGCCACAAAAAGACCATGAAGTCGAACACTCATAATTTCCTAAACATGACTGATTACGTAAGCATTATGACCCTTGTTCAACATTTTAGGTAACAGACTTATAGAAGGTGGATACCACTAGATCAGCAAATACGGTTCCAGCCACCACTCACTTACATTCCAGCTTAAATTGTACACATTGTTCTACATTAGTACCAAAAACCAATGAAGAATGAACACCGTGTATCAGAATGTCTGtcaattattaaaattaaatgaaaaaaaattacagctaGATAGAGGGTaaatgagggggggggggggggggggagcgcATTGCTCTTGTAATTTTCCCTCTGCTCAAAGAGTAGGATAGTCTTACCGCCATATCTAACTGTCACATGCATGTAATCCCAGCCTCTGCATTTACTGATTGTGTAAAACATGATCTCCTCAATGAAAACCTGCTTGCCGGTAAAGCTTGGGTTAATGATTGTGTACACTGCTTTACGCatttgttgtaaaaaaaaaaaaaaaaaaaaaagacaaggaaTATGCTGTTTTTCACCCAAGCATTAACAAGGAAATCATGCAGGCTGACACTGGAGACACATGCTCTTCATTAACATCGGTGACATTAATTGTTTATGAATTAGATTAGAAAAAGCCAGCAGTATATTTACTATTATACATGATACATGTTTTAAAAGCCTTATTTGATGTTGcataagtgtttgtgttttccaggcTTTATTAAGTAGAAACATAACTGTTCATTGCAATGTTTCAAATGCATGTTGCTGTTTAATCTATGTGGTCTTTTCAACATGTGTGACCTGAGGAGCTGTAAGTCCCTTTGTTAGAGCTGTTAAGCAAGACTCTTtattccacctgctgctggactCTCACGTGATTGTTACAACTtgatatgtttttaaatgttgttatgCACTTAGAAGGAAACTTGTCTGTAGACAGTAAATAATTTCAGCTTTAAATTTTCATCTATAGATGAGTATTTTCACTTTGGGAAACGATTTATCTGTATacttttgatctttttttatgtatacaggggaaccccgacttacgaataccccatgtcacgaaaaattcaagttacgaaggcgctgaacggcaatatttctgcccgtgtaATAAAATctgctggctctgattggctaaGCCTACAATCcccacaatgccttccgaatcatgtgacaaccccttgCCTTTCGTAAttgcgcttcgctgttccacttgaacgacgtattgttgttctagttagcaattagcctatagcctatcgtTCAGCATCGCCTTACTCAAAAGGCGcgatgggtgcttcgacttacgaaaattttcgacttacgaaagaccctcgggaacgaattaattttttaagtcggggttccactgtataatGAATAAAGACCAAACAACCTTTCTTATGTGGCCTGAATTGAGTAAGTGGTTAAGAAATTGAAGACTGGCCCAGCTGGaatattcattattattttcttgtacTTTATTTACTGTCTTCACAATATATTGTTTCACATCTTAGTTTGGTTTCTATGCATGTCAAATATACAGCATTTGGTTCAGAGACAGCCAATCAAAAGATCCAGTTCAACCCACTGGGGGACTAAACaaagtgtttttcaaagaacTTCACTGTCAGTAATGATTTGTCCAATAGGATCGTGCAGTCCTATTAAGACTGGCAAGCTGTCTGATGGATGCACATATTATATTGGCTATATTTTCATCCAAACTCAAAGTCTATATCATTGTTAATATTCAGACTCGCTGCTGAAAAATAATAAGGATGTTGGTTCTGTGCCACGGCAAGGATATTGCCGTTCAGcgccttcgtaacttgaatttttcgtgACATAGGGTATTCGCAAGTTTGAGACGAGGTGCCGACTTGTATTCATACAGGTTATACAGCAGTTTTAACAGTCTGACCCGTTAAGGATCAAACTGGGTTGTGTGTGGCCTATGAACAAAGATAGGTTTACTGACCTAATTTCTGAATGCATTGACTCAACAACATGctgaaaacatttctcagagtTTTTGTTGCATATTAAAATGCTGTCATGCCTTGGCTGCAGAATCGTTGGCTGCACAACCATAATACACGTCCTATTCAACAACatctcaaaggtgctctattggattgtgATCTGGTGACACTGGAGGCCACTTGAGTACGGTGAagccagtttgaaatgatttgagctttgagcgtgttatcctgctggaagcagccaccaGATGATGGATACATTATCGTCATAAAGACAgcaattctctgtaaaccctggagATGTTTGCATGGGAAAATCCCAATAGATCAAcggtttctgaaatactcagatcagCCTCTTTGGCACCACCAACCATGCCATGTtcacagtaaaagaaaacacttaGAGTTTGATCATCAGCGGTTTGTCAGTAGTGAGTGTACATTAGATGGATATCAGCAGCTTTAGCTCTAAAATTAATTACGATAATGCAGGTGGTGCAATTCTTAGATGAgctaaaaacatacaaaattaATCActaaaaattgtttaaaaagaaaaagcactctCTGCACGATCTGGGTTTTTGTTCTTAGAGTATAAAGATTTTGCCTGTaggttttgtaatttttttactttaatcattcctctttatttatttataaagaggaatttatttatttatttatttatttatttatttatttatttatttatatattttatgtcttATTAAAAATGCAATTGAACTTAAGCTGCAATACAGGACCCCAATCAGTCTCCAAACCATGTACATGATGTAAAAGTGGCTAAATATAAAAATCTGTAGTAAATTTACAAAAGCATGATCAATAGGTGCACACAAAAAATCTTTAATCTACATGAAGTCATGTCTGCCTTAACAGAGTTTCTTAAAATAGTCCAGTGAGAGACCTAATTCTTCTTAGCAACATTTAGAGTACAGGCACGTGGACTTCTTGGGAGTATTTAATAGAGTGGAATGTTGTTTAGAGGAAATTTCCACAGTAGTGAGGGGGCTGGGTGAGGGGGCTGGGTAACTATGAAGCTTCTGGTTATTCTTACTTACAGTAAATCAAATCCAATCAAATTACCGCATGAGCTGTCTGTCATTCTTTAATATTCGATTCATTTTCTGCCTTGACTGCTTATAAGAATAGAGGATCAACAAGAAGTTTCACATTGCGATGAAAATTTATCCTTTAGAAAGGAGGTTTAAAACTCAGCACTTAAATTTAAAGTTGAACTCCGTCCCACCAAGAGACCGGCTCACTCTGCCTGACAAAGAGCTCAGCTCTAACACTCTGACACTAAGCTGAAGAGTTTAAGAAGAAAGCCAGCTCTGAAGAATTTTACAAGACTTTGCCTTTTTCCCTTCAGAGCAGGGAGGTATTTTTTGTAATATACTTATATATAAAGAATGGGAGATTATGATGACGATACAGCATTTCTTGGACAGAGCGGTCCTTACTTCTGGACCACATTCTTTCtcctaaatgttgtttttgtgtcaaCCGGATTCAACGGGCTTTACATTGTCTTTGTTGGAGCAGCTCCGAAACACCACTGTTTGATTCCAGACGTCAACCTGACCGAGGAGTGGAGAGATGCCATCATTCCCTTTACGATAGTGGATGGTGAGGAAGTTCAGAGCCAGTGCAGCAGATATAAGATAGACGTGGTTAGAAATCTTTCTGCACAAGGATATATTCCTGGAAGAGAAGTTAACCTGACAACCCTGGAGCAGGAGGGATGTTTAGATGGATGGAATTACAGCAAAGAAATCTACCAATCCACTATAGTCACTGAGGTCagtattatattattatgaTTACTAACATGAAATTCCAGTTTTGAAAGCTTTAAGCTGTCTTTTTATTATGTAATTCGCATCTTTTACAGTGGGACCTTGTTTGTGACAACCAATGGAAAGTTCCATTTGCATCCTCGAGTCTATTTGTGGGATATCTCATTGGGTCCCTAGTCTCAGGACAGCTTTCAGACAGGTACTTTACTCCTAATTATCCTTTTTCTACTTACCCTGAATCCACCCTGTATAATTATACCTACATTGACTTAATTATAagacattttctgtcatttactaTATACTACAAGTCTGTTAGTTTCTCTAAATCAAGTCTGTTCATACAGTGCTGATTACAGTAgtgtctgaaaaataaatagctGGCAAATGACACTGATTTCggaatagttaaaaaaaaaacctatagcCACACTATATAGTGGAATTAATGACAGCAGCCCCATCTGCTGTTATAAGAGGGATGGTGCTAACACACGGGCTAatatagttttgtatttaacATAAATTTTTATTTCCTTATTCAGTTTCTAATGTTTCCAATTTCGGTTCATTTCCAAAGAGGGTTTGTTCATTTAGctgtgatgtttgtttgtttttttaaaccttaacTGTAGCTATTTGATTGCATTTCctcaccaaaagaaaacaaaccacatGCATTTATAAATGCTCTGTATCTGTGAATAAATATCTGCGATATATACGATTCCTTTCTAATCAGGTTTGGAAGGAAGAAGGTTGTTTTTATGTCTCTTGGGGTCCAGTGTCTCTCCGTCCTGCTTCAGTCCTTTTCTCATTCGTGGAGGATGTTCTGCATCATGTACCTCTGGGTTGGAGCCTCTCAGATATCCCTCtacatttctgcatttgttCTAGGTTTGAAATATAATTTAAACATGTGTTTGGTATGATTCCTCTGTCTGCCTTCAGTAACAAGCTTGTCACTAACGATTTATGATTTCATCTTGGATAGGAACTGAGGTTTTGAGTAAAACTATGCGTGTGCTGTTCACAACTCTCGGAGCCTTCCTTTTCTACTGCATTGGGTACATGACACTTCCTTGGATTGCATACGGCATCAGAGAATGGAGGACTCTGGTTGCAGTTCTGTCAACAACCTCTCTGATAAACTTTCCTCTGTGGTGGTATGTTTTTTATGATATCCAGTGATTTTTATTCCAATATTCATGCATAAATGCAAAGTCAATTACACTGTCAATAACTGTGAAGAAAATAGACTCTAAAACTATGTTGGTTGGGCAGGTTTATCCCAGAGTCTCCTCGATGGCTGATGACTCAGGGGAGAGTCAAAGAGGCCGAGGCCATTGTCAGAGAAGCtgcaagtaaaaataaagttcaGGCACCACCTGTAATCTTTAAAGAATCTGAGGTGAGGTTCATTCATTGTTATTAATATTAGTATTAATATATGCATTTGTCTAACATTCAGGTCCATATCTAGTATTttctaaaaatggaaaaacaaatttaGGGTTACATTTCTGGAAATTTGACACACAGAatgagccacaacattaaaaccactgacagatGAAACAAATAGCATTTGTCTTCTCATTCCAATGCATTATTTTGCCGGAAAAACCTTGGGTCTTGGCATTCTTGTGCATGTTACTTTAACATGTATCACCCACCTAAATGCTGTTGCAGACCCACTCCCCACATCGTAGCAACACTCTCTGACGGCACCGGCCTCCCTCTGCAGGACAGTGCACCATGCCACACTGCCAAACCTGCTTAGGGGGGTACCACAAAGAGCCCAAAGTGTTGACCCAGATCTGAGTCCGATCAGATATGTGGGATGCAGCGGAACAAGCCAGATCTACAGATGTCCAACCCTGGAACCCAAAGGATCCACCGCTAATGTCCCAGTGCCAGACATCACATTCAGGCCTTCAAGGGTCAGAGCTGTTTTATTGGCATGAGGGGCACCTGCACAATGCTACATAGGTGGTTTCAATGTTGTGGCTGACAGGTGTACGCTGGTAGTTTTAATATTCAcaaactaaatgtaaaaatgtgactCTAGAGGCCACATTGAATATTTtagtcatttacatttttttgccccataatgttttattatAAGTTGCTTTCTTGAATAGAAATCTAGTGCTAGTG from Astatotilapia calliptera chromosome 10, fAstCal1.2, whole genome shotgun sequence harbors:
- the LOC113031170 gene encoding solute carrier family 22 member 5-like, translating into MPTPVTISFFLTLAHCVNPEPTETSKMTDYETSTAFLGEWGCFQQQVFFLLSLTVIPNGLTGLSTVFLADTPSHHCLIPAQLNLTPAWRNSSIPLEQESSQGGALVRSRCSRYKLVDILSFSEKGLLPDVDVNLSTVPKESCLDGWEYDQSIYISTIISEWDLVCDESWKKPLTSSFFFCGVLTGSFISGQLSDRYGRKIVLFATQAIQTVFTLIQVFSPSWTAFCALFFVVGVGHISNYVAAFVLGAEILSPYVRTVYTTAGVNLFFAGGYMLLPFFGFFIRDWRMLLLGISLPGFFFVPLWWFIPESPRWLLSQGRIEEAEAIIRDAAKKNKVEPPSVIFSLLQEQLKPEKRRAHNICDLLRSRNIRWISVTLWLIWNTLTIAYFAVSLNTANLHGNVHFNCFLSALVEIPAYILSWTMFRWCSRRLTLSSSLSMGGLFLLLIQLIPTHLFSLAIALEMIGKFAVTTAYSLVYAFTAEIYPTVLRNTALGACSMASRIGSITAPFFIYLRSYSVSLPYILMGSLTALAGLLSLLLPESFGMPLPETIDHMQHFPGCCQRKPYTLTHMREEENAPE
- the slc22a5 gene encoding solute carrier family 22 member 5; its protein translation is MGDYDDDTAFLGQSGPYFWTTFFLLNVVFVSTGFNGLYIVFVGAAPKHHCLIPDVNLTEEWRDAIIPFTIVDGEEVQSQCSRYKIDVVRNLSAQGYIPGREVNLTTLEQEGCLDGWNYSKEIYQSTIVTEWDLVCDNQWKVPFASSSLFVGYLIGSLVSGQLSDRFGRKKVVFMSLGVQCLSVLLQSFSHSWRMFCIMYLWVGASQISLYISAFVLGTEVLSKTMRVLFTTLGAFLFYCIGYMTLPWIAYGIREWRTLVAVLSTTSLINFPLWWFIPESPRWLMTQGRVKEAEAIVREAASKNKVQAPPVIFKESEELPLFKTYTMLDILKSKNLRCITLMCLLLWMAINIGYFGLSLNTSNLSGNPFVNCFLSATTEVPAYIVSTWLLKTCPRRVLLSLFLIIGGGVLLLIQFIPDTLHNVALALEMTGKFGFTMAFSIVYIYTAEIYPTVLRNIGMGMCSSAARVGSITAPYVIFLGTYNKVLPYILMGSLTIASSVVNLFLPETLHKDLPETVEQMQKCQGLCSGPKEEEMHNKCSNS